Proteins encoded by one window of Clostridium perfringens:
- a CDS encoding PTS sugar transporter subunit IIA: MNKKILIASHGKLAGGIQSSLNILADKGDDVEVINAYITDEDYTPQIVNFIESIGENEQGIIFTDLFGGSVNQKAVTQVATAKKENIFIISNANLAIVLSILFSAEDELTEESIKNAIDEAQVTLVSTKLSSDDEDDFF; encoded by the coding sequence ATGAACAAAAAAATCTTAATAGCAAGCCATGGCAAGTTGGCAGGGGGAATTCAGAGCTCCTTAAATATACTTGCAGATAAGGGTGATGATGTAGAAGTTATAAATGCATATATCACTGATGAGGATTACACTCCACAAATTGTAAATTTTATCGAGAGCATTGGGGAGAATGAGCAAGGTATAATATTTACTGACTTATTTGGCGGTAGTGTTAATCAAAAAGCAGTAACACAAGTTGCAACTGCTAAAAAGGAAAATATTTTTATAATTTCTAATGCTAATTTAGCAATAGTATTATCAATATTATTTTCTGCTGAAGATGAGTTAACAGAGGAGTCTATAAAAAATGCTATAGATGAAGCTCAAGTAACTCTTGTTTCAACAAAGTTATCTAGTGATGATGAGGATGACTTTTTCTAG
- a CDS encoding PTS system mannose/fructose/sorbose family transporter subunit IID — MKMKENLSIEDKKMLRSVFWRSWTMNASRTGATQYHAVGVIYTLLPVINRFYKTKEERSEALVRHTTWFNATMHLNNFIMGLVSAMERQNSEDENFDSSSITAVKASLMGPLSGIGDSFFWGILRVVAAGIGISLASTGSPLGAIVFLLLYNIPAFLIHYYALYSGYSVGANFIQKLYESGGMKILTKASSILGLIMMGSMTASNVKFKTILQVAVEGSDKPIMIQEYLNQLFIGIVPLCVTLLAFYLLRKKVNINMVMFGVMFLGIILGLLGIC, encoded by the coding sequence ATGAAGATGAAGGAAAACTTATCAATTGAAGATAAAAAAATGTTACGTTCAGTATTTTGGCGTTCTTGGACTATGAATGCTAGCCGTACTGGTGCTACACAATATCATGCAGTGGGAGTTATATATACTCTTTTACCTGTAATAAATAGATTTTATAAAACTAAAGAGGAAAGATCAGAAGCTTTAGTTCGTCATACTACTTGGTTTAATGCTACTATGCATTTAAACAATTTTATTATGGGACTTGTATCTGCTATGGAACGTCAAAATAGTGAAGATGAAAACTTTGATTCAAGTTCAATTACTGCTGTAAAGGCCTCATTAATGGGACCGCTTTCAGGAATAGGTGATTCTTTTTTCTGGGGAATTTTAAGAGTTGTTGCAGCAGGTATAGGTATATCATTAGCTAGTACAGGCTCACCTTTAGGGGCAATAGTATTTTTATTATTATATAATATTCCAGCATTTTTAATACATTATTATGCACTTTATAGTGGATATTCAGTAGGTGCAAACTTTATACAAAAATTGTATGAAAGTGGCGGTATGAAAATATTAACTAAAGCTTCAAGCATACTTGGTCTTATTATGATGGGTTCTATGACTGCATCAAATGTTAAGTTCAAAACTATACTTCAAGTTGCTGTAGAAGGAAGCGACAAGCCTATTATGATTCAAGAATATTTGAATCAGTTATTCATTGGTATAGTTCCATTATGTGTAACTTTACTTGCATTCTACCTTTTACGTAAAAAAGTTAACATAAACATGGTAATGTTTGGTGTTATGTTCTTAGGTATAATATTAGGTTTATTAGGAATATGCTAA
- a CDS encoding 6-phosphofructokinase — MNCIIAQSGGPTSVINASVYGLVKANKKLNLYENVYGGLNGIEGILNKKIINLSDLDELQLERFKNSPASGLGSCRYKLKPLSESEDEYLKLLDILNSLNIKAFFYVGGNDSMDTTAKLNAFAKAKNIDIKFFGIPKTIDNDLMHTDHTPGFGSAAKFISTAVLETYLDSKVYTNNGIFIIETMGRDTGWLAASGALATINGNKCADLVYLPERAFSVQSFLTDVARIFKEKKHVYIVASEGLKDENGKFLTETAPNDDSFGHAQLGGVGTYLKNLIIQASITHRVKSLELNTLQRCSMHASSKIDVNEAVMVGQAALEASINSEGGYMVAIRRDSSFPYKSSTFLIEADKIANNIKYFPSEWINEEGNNITEEGLLYLKPLISDFEDRDSLPLYHSFVL; from the coding sequence ATGAATTGTATTATAGCTCAGTCTGGCGGACCTACTTCAGTAATAAATGCTAGTGTTTATGGTCTAGTTAAAGCAAATAAAAAACTTAATTTATATGAGAATGTTTATGGTGGATTAAACGGAATAGAAGGTATTTTAAATAAGAAAATAATAAACCTTTCAGACCTTGATGAACTTCAATTAGAAAGATTTAAAAATTCACCAGCCTCTGGTTTAGGTTCTTGTAGATATAAATTAAAACCTCTTAGCGAAAGTGAAGATGAGTACTTAAAACTTTTAGATATTTTAAACTCACTTAATATAAAAGCTTTCTTTTATGTAGGTGGAAATGACTCAATGGATACTACTGCTAAATTAAATGCTTTTGCAAAAGCTAAAAATATAGATATAAAATTCTTTGGAATCCCTAAAACAATAGATAATGATTTAATGCACACAGATCACACTCCAGGATTTGGTAGCGCTGCAAAATTCATATCTACAGCAGTTTTAGAAACTTATTTAGACTCAAAAGTTTATACTAATAATGGAATTTTCATAATTGAAACTATGGGAAGAGATACAGGTTGGTTAGCAGCTTCTGGTGCCTTAGCAACTATAAACGGGAATAAATGTGCTGATTTAGTATATTTACCTGAAAGAGCATTTTCAGTACAAAGCTTTTTAACTGATGTAGCTAGAATATTTAAAGAAAAAAAACATGTATATATAGTAGCTTCTGAAGGATTAAAAGATGAAAATGGAAAGTTTCTTACTGAAACTGCACCAAATGACGATTCATTTGGACATGCTCAATTAGGTGGTGTAGGTACTTACTTAAAGAACCTAATAATCCAAGCTAGTATAACACATAGAGTTAAATCTCTAGAACTTAATACTCTACAAAGATGTTCTATGCATGCTTCATCTAAAATAGATGTAAATGAAGCTGTTATGGTAGGACAAGCTGCCTTAGAAGCTTCTATTAATTCAGAAGGTGGTTATATGGTTGCTATAAGAAGAGATTCTTCATTCCCATATAAAAGCTCTACTTTTTTAATTGAAGCTGATAAAATAGCTAATAATATAAAATATTTTCCAAGTGAATGGATAAATGAAGAAGGTAATAATATAACCGAAGAAGGTTTATTATATCTTAAGCCATTAATTAGCGATTTTGAGGATAGAGATTCTCTTCCTCTTTATCATAGTTTTGTTTTATAA
- a CDS encoding PTS system mannose/fructose/N-acetylgalactosamine-transporter subunit IIB — MITQIRVDDRLIHGQVAVVWTKELNAPLLVVANDEAAKNEVMQMTLKMAVPNGMKLLIRSVEDAIKVFNDPRGKDKRMFVIVNSVSDATKIAKEVSDIESVNVANAGRFDKSNPKDKVMVFSSVQLNPDELKAAKELSELTNVKSYNQVLPSNPQLDLKKALAQF; from the coding sequence ATGATAACTCAAATACGTGTAGATGACCGTTTAATACATGGACAAGTAGCAGTAGTATGGACAAAGGAGCTAAATGCACCACTTTTAGTAGTAGCAAATGATGAGGCTGCAAAAAATGAAGTTATGCAAATGACTTTAAAAATGGCTGTACCAAATGGAATGAAACTTTTAATTCGTTCAGTTGAGGATGCTATAAAAGTTTTTAATGATCCTCGTGGTAAGGATAAAAGAATGTTTGTTATAGTAAACAGTGTATCAGATGCTACAAAGATTGCTAAAGAAGTTAGTGATATAGAATCTGTAAACGTTGCTAATGCAGGACGTTTTGACAAATCTAATCCAAAAGACAAAGTAATGGTATTTTCAAGTGTTCAATTAAATCCAGATGAATTAAAAGCTGCTAAGGAATTATCAGAGCTAACTAATGTTAAATCTTATAATCAAGTATTACCATCAAATCCACAGCTTGATTTAAAGAAAGCTTTAGCACAATTTTAA
- a CDS encoding C-GCAxxG-C-C family protein — translation MKSPSEYHKEGYTCAEAIIKSYNEEFNKDIPVSLGSGMGTGMAVGSLCGAVNGAVVAIGFIKGRESNDEKNEARAYSKELLNRIREEFNSEICLDLKKSKVSCAEIIDFAYDTLKDVLKEK, via the coding sequence ATGAAAAGTCCATCAGAATATCATAAGGAAGGATATACTTGTGCAGAGGCTATTATAAAATCTTATAATGAAGAATTTAATAAGGATATACCAGTATCTTTAGGAAGTGGCATGGGAACAGGAATGGCTGTTGGAAGTTTATGCGGAGCCGTAAATGGAGCAGTTGTAGCTATTGGTTTCATAAAAGGAAGAGAGAGTAATGATGAGAAAAATGAGGCCAGAGCTTATTCAAAGGAACTTCTAAATAGAATAAGAGAAGAGTTTAATTCAGAAATTTGTTTAGACTTAAAGAAAAGTAAGGTAAGTTGTGCAGAAATAATAGATTTTGCATATGATACTTTAAAGGATGTTCTTAAAGAAAAATAA
- a CDS encoding PTS mannose/fructose/sorbose/N-acetylgalactosamine transporter subunit IIC, which yields MLMHALMAALSVFICFAGNYLTGQSMMERPLVVGLVTGILMGDMKTGILMGAALEAVFLGNVNIGGVIAAEPVTATTLATTFAIISHVETKAAITLAIPIGMLAAFVVMFLKNVLMNVFAPALDDAARENNQKKIVALHYGTWALYYLIISAISFLGVLLGSGPVNALVENIPAKLMNGLSAAGGLLPAVGFAMLMKLLWDNKLAVFYLLGFILTAYLKLPAVAVAVVGVVICVVTSQRDLQISNLVLAGPKGSGQMTKEDEEEEFFA from the coding sequence ATGTTGATGCATGCTTTAATGGCAGCACTAAGTGTATTTATCTGTTTTGCTGGTAACTACTTAACAGGACAAAGTATGATGGAACGTCCTTTAGTAGTAGGTCTTGTAACTGGTATATTAATGGGAGATATGAAAACAGGTATATTAATGGGGGCAGCTTTAGAAGCCGTATTCCTAGGAAATGTTAATATAGGTGGGGTTATAGCAGCGGAACCAGTTACTGCAACTACCTTAGCAACAACTTTTGCAATTATTTCTCATGTTGAAACAAAGGCAGCAATTACACTAGCTATACCTATTGGTATGTTAGCAGCTTTTGTTGTTATGTTCTTAAAAAACGTTTTAATGAATGTTTTTGCACCTGCTTTAGACGATGCTGCTAGAGAAAACAATCAAAAGAAAATAGTAGCACTTCATTACGGTACATGGGCATTATATTATCTTATAATATCAGCTATATCTTTCTTAGGTGTATTACTTGGAAGTGGTCCTGTAAATGCCTTAGTAGAAAATATACCTGCTAAACTAATGAATGGATTAAGCGCCGCTGGTGGACTTTTACCTGCAGTTGGTTTTGCAATGTTAATGAAATTACTTTGGGATAATAAATTAGCAGTATTTTATCTATTAGGATTTATTCTTACAGCTTACTTAAAACTGCCAGCTGTTGCAGTAGCAGTGGTGGGAGTTGTAATATGCGTTGTAACTTCACAAAGGGATTTACAGATTTCAAATCTTGTCCTTGCAGGTCCTAAAGGATCTGGACAGATGACCAAAGAAGATGAAGAGGAGGAATTTTTTGCGTAA
- a CDS encoding Fur family transcriptional regulator has translation MEVKEIFKANGVKVTKARLLIYDLLKESDRSVTADYIYSKCKEINLSTVYRTLEVFLEKDLVDKFELGDGKSSYKLKNRNIHKHILECDLCHKEIEVPCPMQQIEELLRNQTGFKVKEHNLTLKGICEECINNKKK, from the coding sequence ATGGAAGTAAAAGAAATATTTAAAGCTAATGGTGTTAAAGTTACCAAAGCTAGATTATTAATATATGATTTGTTAAAGGAAAGTGATAGAAGTGTTACTGCCGATTATATATATAGTAAATGTAAAGAGATAAATTTATCTACTGTCTATAGAACTCTAGAGGTATTTTTAGAGAAGGATTTAGTAGATAAGTTTGAATTAGGAGATGGAAAAAGTTCTTATAAATTAAAGAATAGAAATATTCATAAGCATATTTTAGAATGTGATTTATGTCATAAAGAAATAGAAGTTCCATGTCCTATGCAACAGATTGAGGAGCTTTTAAGAAATCAAACAGGATTTAAAGTAAAAGAGCATAATCTTACTTTAAAGGGTATATGTGAAGAGTGTATAAATAATAAGAAAAAATAA
- a CDS encoding FN3 associated domain-containing protein — protein MIKFDKKKKNNITIVNIYNFIRKTVYPSGEFVEDDFQTVVREIELIKQYGFPATYALKHDALMDERFVNLIKESIDEYDEVGAWFEITEELAKKAGVKWKGETPIDDHVHRGYSLGYSPEDRFKMADVYMDDFKCIFGYYPKTVGSWVIDIRTLTYLKEKYGVIGGAICRDQIGTDGFTLWGGYFNQAYYPSKLNEYIPAQREEMQLDLPLFRLLGPDPIYNFEEGLREELKGVHTLEPAWIIGQNKEWVHWFFECLNEEETLGFSYAQVGQENTFLWNTMYKGYEVQIEHIFNLQKEKKLRVETLAESALWYKKKYKLTPPTTFGAKKDWNTYNMKTLWYNSRFYRSSFLFENNVLSIRDIHLFNENYESRYYDNYLDDNESVFDALPLMRPHYWKNEIDERPEISFVKLKRIGVYEKIKGDTIDFKGINEDKCKITWDLNHEESIKILCYEDKISIKFNVKDSKECMLCINTLPVLQELNLNTILCKHNDFKYKISLIKGEFSVDEEYKILIIPEAGEILLDLNTICEKPKEKEFFTDEYLKNREEIDGYVPEYKRYKKGSKVKLRAFRPIVNIDTLLMNKPFSQEILLGKRDKKGEIRYTLDGSEPNEKSLLYEEPIVVNDRAFIKAKVFKEGYKPSNTVESRIYVTLPIANIKGLTKPTDHYMYNKRGVYDLIDGEKGSLHYTDGKWLGYTEDMEVIVDLGEVKEIKEIMVGFLQDTRAWIYYPKFVEFYSSLDGEEFTLLTMEEKDKNEKREEVGKKDITSQREIKTRYIKIFAKNEEVCPAWSIMPGEGPTFMFVDQVTVI, from the coding sequence ATGATAAAGTTTGATAAAAAAAAGAAGAATAATATTACTATAGTAAATATATATAATTTTATAAGAAAAACTGTTTATCCAAGTGGTGAATTTGTTGAAGATGATTTTCAGACAGTAGTTAGAGAGATTGAGTTAATAAAACAATATGGGTTTCCTGCAACCTATGCATTAAAACATGATGCTTTAATGGATGAAAGATTTGTAAACCTTATAAAAGAATCCATAGATGAATATGACGAAGTTGGAGCTTGGTTTGAGATAACTGAGGAATTAGCAAAGAAGGCCGGTGTTAAATGGAAGGGGGAAACTCCTATTGATGACCATGTTCATAGGGGATATTCACTAGGATACAGCCCAGAGGATAGATTTAAAATGGCTGATGTTTACATGGATGATTTTAAGTGTATATTTGGATACTATCCTAAGACAGTTGGTTCTTGGGTTATAGATATAAGAACTTTAACATATTTAAAGGAGAAGTATGGAGTAATAGGAGGGGCTATTTGTAGAGATCAAATTGGAACTGATGGATTTACTCTTTGGGGAGGATATTTTAATCAAGCCTATTATCCAAGTAAGTTAAATGAATATATTCCAGCTCAAAGGGAAGAAATGCAATTAGATTTACCTTTATTTAGGCTTTTAGGACCAGATCCAATTTATAATTTTGAAGAGGGATTACGAGAAGAGTTAAAAGGAGTCCATACTTTAGAGCCAGCATGGATAATTGGACAAAATAAAGAATGGGTTCATTGGTTTTTTGAGTGTTTAAATGAAGAGGAGACCTTAGGATTTTCTTATGCTCAGGTAGGACAGGAAAATACATTTTTATGGAATACCATGTATAAGGGATATGAAGTTCAAATAGAACATATATTCAATTTGCAAAAGGAGAAAAAGCTTAGAGTTGAAACCTTAGCTGAAAGTGCTCTTTGGTATAAGAAGAAATATAAATTAACTCCACCTACTACCTTTGGGGCTAAAAAGGATTGGAACACTTATAATATGAAAACTTTGTGGTATAACAGTAGATTTTATAGAAGTAGTTTTTTATTTGAAAATAATGTTTTAAGTATAAGAGATATTCATTTATTTAATGAAAATTATGAATCAAGATATTATGATAACTATTTAGATGATAATGAAAGTGTATTTGATGCATTGCCTTTAATGAGACCTCATTACTGGAAAAATGAAATAGATGAAAGACCAGAAATAAGCTTTGTTAAATTAAAAAGAATTGGTGTATATGAAAAAATTAAAGGAGATACCATAGATTTTAAAGGGATTAATGAGGATAAATGCAAAATAACATGGGATTTAAATCATGAGGAAAGCATAAAAATACTTTGCTATGAAGATAAGATAAGTATTAAATTTAATGTGAAAGATTCTAAAGAATGTATGCTTTGTATAAATACCTTACCTGTTCTTCAGGAATTAAATTTAAATACTATTTTATGTAAACATAATGATTTTAAATATAAAATCTCCTTAATTAAGGGAGAATTCTCAGTAGATGAAGAATATAAGATATTAATAATTCCAGAGGCGGGGGAAATACTTTTAGATTTAAATACTATTTGTGAAAAACCTAAGGAAAAAGAGTTCTTTACTGATGAATATTTAAAAAATAGAGAAGAGATAGATGGATATGTACCAGAATATAAAAGGTATAAGAAAGGTAGTAAGGTTAAACTTAGAGCCTTTAGACCAATTGTAAATATAGATACTTTACTTATGAATAAACCATTTTCTCAAGAAATTCTTTTAGGAAAAAGAGATAAAAAGGGAGAGATTAGATATACTTTAGATGGAAGTGAGCCAAATGAGAAATCCTTATTATATGAAGAGCCAATAGTTGTTAATGATAGAGCTTTTATAAAAGCTAAGGTTTTTAAAGAAGGATACAAGCCTAGTAACACTGTGGAAAGTAGAATATATGTAACTTTGCCAATAGCTAATATTAAAGGATTAACTAAGCCTACAGACCACTATATGTACAATAAAAGAGGAGTTTATGATTTAATAGATGGTGAAAAGGGAAGTTTACATTATACTGATGGAAAATGGCTTGGGTATACAGAAGATATGGAAGTAATAGTTGACTTAGGAGAAGTAAAAGAAATAAAAGAAATAATGGTTGGATTTTTACAAGACACAAGAGCTTGGATTTACTATCCTAAGTTTGTAGAGTTTTATTCTTCATTAGATGGAGAAGAGTTTACTTTATTAACAATGGAAGAAAAGGATAAGAATGAAAAAAGAGAAGAAGTAGGAAAAAAGGACATTACATCACAAAGAGAAATTAAGACTAGGTATATTAAAATATTTGCAAAGAATGAAGAGGTATGTCCAGCTTGGAGTATAATGCCTGGAGAGGGTCCTACCTTTATGTTTGTTGATCAAGTTACAGTAATATAA